One window of Nakaseomyces glabratus chromosome A, complete sequence genomic DNA carries:
- the HXT1 gene encoding sugar porter family MFS transporter (CAGL0A01804g~Ortholog(s) have fructose transmembrane transporter activity, pentose transmembrane transporter activity, role in glucose transport, mannose transport and plasma membrane localization) — MNSQPDLISPQKSSSSNEVDSHESKYLNQVGKNDMADEFVQNEMIANPNTGKGAFVGVIISCFMVAFGGFVFGWDTGTISGFVAQKDFIHRFGMKHPDGTEYLSKVRTGLIVSIFNIGCAIGGIILSKLGDTKGRKMGLVVVVVIYIVGIIIQIASINKWYQYFIGRIISGLGVGGISVLSPMLISEVAPSDLRGSLVSCYQLMITLGIFLGYCTNFGTKNYTNSVQWRVPLGLCFAWALFMIGGMTFVPESPRYLVEAGQIEEARSSLARINKCSPDHPYIQQELDLIQASVDEARSAGSASWGELFTGKPAMFRRTLMGIMIQSLQQLTGDNYFFYYGTIVFKAVGLEDSFETSIVFGVVNFFSTCCSLLTVDRFGRRNCLLYGAIGMVCCYVVYASVGVTRLWPHGQGNGSSKGAGNCMIVFSCFYIFCFATTWAPIAYVIISETFPLRIKAKAMSIATAANWMWGFLIAFFTPFITNAINFYYGYVFMGCMVFAYFYVFFFVSETKGLTLEEVNEMYAEGVLPWKSSKWVPASRRGADYDADALMHDDTPWYKRVVGRG; from the coding sequence ATGAATTCTCAACCGGATTTGATAAGTCCACAAAaatcctcttcttcaaatgaGGTGGATTCTCATGAATCCAAATATCTAAACCAAGTCGGCAAGAATGATATGGCTGACGAATTTGTTCAGAACGAAATGATTGCCAACCCAAACACTGGTAAAGGTGCTTTTGTCGGTGTCATTATCAGTTGTTTCATGGTCGCTTTTGGTGGTTTTGTCTTTGGATGGGATACCGGTACTATTTCTGGTTTTGTCGCACAAAAGGATTTCATTCACAGATTTGGTATGAAGCATCCTGACGGAACTGAATACTTATCCAAGGTCAGAACTGGTTTAATTGTCTCTATCTTCAATATTGGTTGTGCCATCGGTGGTATTATTCTATCTAAGCTTGGTGACACTAAAGGTCGTAAGATGGGTTTGGTTGTTGTCGTTGTTATTTACATCGTTGGTATCATCATCCAAATCGCTTCCATTAACAAGTGGTACCAATACTTCATCGGTAGAATTATCTCTGGTTTGGGTGTTGGTGGTATCTCTGTTCTATCTCCAATGTTGATTTCTGAAGTCGCTCCAAGTGATCTAAGAGGTTCTCTAGTTTCTTGCTACCAATTGATGATCACATTGGGTATTTTCTTGGGTTACTGTACTAACTTCGGTACCAAGAACTACACTAACTCTGTCCAATGGAGAGTTCCATTGGGTCTATGTTTCGCCTGGGCTCTTTTCATGATCGGTGGTATGACCTTCGTTCCAGAATCCCCACGTTATTTGGTTGAAGCTGGtcaaattgaagaagcCAGATCATCCTTGGCCAGAATCAACAAATGTTCCCCAGATCACCCATACATCCAACAAGAACTAGACTTAATTCAAGCTAGTGTTGATGAAGCTAGATCTGCAGGTTCTGCTTCTTGGGGCGAATTATTTACCGGTAAGCCAGCTATGTTCAGACGTACTCTTATGGGTATCATGATTCAATCTTTGCAACAATTGACAGGTGACAACTACTTCTTCTACTATGGTACTATTGTTTTCAAGGCTGTTGGTTTAGAAGATTCCTTCGAGACCTCCATTGTTTTCGGTGTTGtcaacttcttctccaCCTGTTGCTCTTTGCTAACTGTCGATCGTTTCGGTCGTCGTAACTGTTTACTGTATGGTGCTATCGGTATGGTCTGCTGTTACGTTGTCTATGCTTCTGTTGGTGTCACAAGATTATGGCCCCATGGTCAAGGTAATGGCTCTTCCAAGGGTGCCGGTAACTGTATGATCGTCTTCTCCTGTTTCTACATCTTCTGTTTCGCTACCACCTGGGCTCCAATCGCTTATGTTATTATCTCTGAAACTTTCCCATTGAGAATCAAGGCCAAGGCCATGTCCATTGCAACTGCTGCTAACTGGATGTGGGGTTTCTTGATTGCCTTCTTCACTCCATTCATCACCAATGCCATTAACTTCTACTACGGATATGTTTTCATGGGCTGTATGGTTTTTGCATACTTCTatgttttcttctttgtctcAGAGACAAAGGGTTTAACTCTAGAAGAGGTTAACGAAATGTATGCCGAAGGTGTTTTGCCTTGGAAGTCTTCCAAATGGGTTCCTGCTTCCAGAAGAGGTGCTGATTATGATGCCGATGCTTTGATGCACGACGACACCCCATGGTACAAGAGAGTTGTTGGTAGAGGTTAA
- the HXT5 gene encoding sugar porter family MFS transporter (CAGL0A01826g~Ortholog(s) have glucose transmembrane transporter activity, role in glucose transport and plasma membrane localization): MSNVDPTNPAYIPPTQTTNAGYIPPTQATISDEGSKSGSDYIYDANGVKQTRTDSMISGPKEELQKEVEEELHHKKKSDLIFVSLCCIMVAFGGFVFGWDTGTISGFVNQTDFLRRFGQQRSDGTYYLSNVRTGLIVAIFNIGCAIGGITLSKLGDIWGRRLGLVTVVVVYTIGIVIQIASIDKWYQYFIGRIISGLGVGGIAVLSPMLISEVSPKQLRGTLVSCYQLMITCGIFLGYCTNYGTKNYSNSVQWRVPLGLCFAWALFMIFGVMCVPESPRYLVEVGKLEEAKRSLARANKTTVDSPIVLLELDKYQASVEAERLAGSASWGELVTGKPQMLRRTIMGMMIQSLQQLTGANYFFYYGTTIFRAVGLDDSFQTAIVLGVVNFVSTFYALYTVDHYGRRNCLMWGCVGMVCCYVVYASVGVTRLWPNGEGNGSSKGAGNCMIVFACFFIFCFATTWAPIAYVIVSESYPLRIRGKAMSIAIAANWIWGFLIAFFTPFITSAINFYYGYVFMGCMVFAYFYVFFFVPETKGLTLEEVNQMYEEGVLPWKSSSWVPPDRRTAEYNLDDYSHDDKPWYKRVFSRN; encoded by the coding sequence ATGTCCAACGTTGATCCCACGAACCCAGCGTATATACCACCCACTCAGACAACAAATGCAGGATATATCCCACCAACTCAAGCCACAATTTCCGATGAGGGCTCAAAGTCAGGTTCAGATTATATTTACGATGCCAACGGCGTCAAGCAAACAAGGACTGATAGTATGATCAGCGGCCCTAAGGAAGAACTTCAAAAGGaggttgaagaagaactgcACCACAAAAAGAAGAGTGACCTAATATTTGTCTCCTTATGCTGTATTATGGTTGCCTTTGGTGGTTTTGTTTTTGGCTGGGATACAGGTACTATTTCTGGTTTTGTTAACCAAACAGATTTTCTGAGAAGATTTGGACAACAAAGAAGTGATGGTACCTATTACTTGTCTAATGTTAGAACAGGTTTAATTGTCGCTATCTTTAATATCGGATGTGCTATTGGTGGTATTACCCTTTCAAAACTTGGTGATATTTGGGGAAGAAGATTGGGCTTGGTTACGGTCGTGGTTGTATATACAATCGGCATTGTTATCCAAATCGCCTCTATTGATAAATGGTACCAGTACTTCATCGGTAGAATTATCTCCGGTTTAGGTGTCGGTGGTATCGCTGTCTTGTCACCAATGTTAATCTCTGAGGTTTCTCCAAAACAATTAAGAGGTACATTAGTTTCTTGCTACCAACTAATGATTACATGTGGTATCTTTTTGGGCTACTGTACCAATTACGGTACAAAAAACTACTCCAACTCTGTCCAATGGAGAGTTCCATTAGGGTTATGTTTCGCATGGGCATTATTTATGATATTTGGTGTTATGTGTGTTCCTGAATCTCCAAGATATCTTGTGGAAGTAGGCAAGTTAGAAGAAGCCAAGCGTTCTCTTGCCAGAGCCAATAAAACAACTGTAGATTCTCCAATCGTCCTTTTGGAACTGGACAAATATCAAGCATCAGTTGAAGCTGAACGTCTGGCCGGCTCTGCATCATGGGGAGAATTAGTCACAGGTAAACCACAAATGTTAAGACGTACAATCATGGGTATGATGATCCAGTCGCTACAACAATTAACGGGTGCAAACTACTTCTTCTACTATGGTACTACCATTTTCAGAGCTGTTGGATTAGATGATTCATTCCAAACTGCAATTGTTTTAGGTGTTGTCAACTTTGTTTCAACATTCTATGCCTTGTATACTGTAGACCACTATGGTCGCCGTAATTGTTTAATGTGGGGTTGTGTTGGTATGGTATGTTGTTACGTTGTCTATGCCTCTGTTGGTGTAACGAGACTATGGCCAAATGGTGAGGGTAACGGCTCTTCCAAAGGTGCTGGTAACTGTATGATTGTTTTTGCAtgtttctttattttctgttttgcCACTACATGGGCACCAATTGCCTATGTTATTGTCTCTGAGTCATACCCACTAAGAATTCGTGGTAAGGCCATGTCCATCGCTATTGCTGCTAACTGGATCTGGGGTTTCTTGATTGCTTTTTTCACTCCTTTCATCACATCCGCCATTAATTTCTATTACGGATATGTCTTCATGGGCTGTATGGTATTTGCATACTTCTAcgtctttttctttgtccCTGAAACAAAAGGATTAACTCTAGAAGAAGTTAATCAAATGTATGAAGAGGGTGTACTTCCATGGAAGTCATCCAGTTGGGTGCCTCCAGACAGAAGAACTGCCGAGTACAATTTGGATGACTATTCCCACGATGATAAGCCATGGTATAAGAGAGTATtctcaagaaattga